The following proteins are encoded in a genomic region of Coregonus clupeaformis isolate EN_2021a chromosome 14, ASM2061545v1, whole genome shotgun sequence:
- the LOC121580878 gene encoding WD repeat-containing protein 37 isoform X2 — translation MPVESGSSAASRQAKQKRKSHSLSIRRTNSTEQERSGLQREMLEGQDSKLPLSLRSNLLDLFGQIEREFENLYIENIELRREIETLNDRLTAEGQTIDGGDLTKGALKTKASHSTSQLSQKLKTTYKASTSKIVSSFKATTSRAVCQLVKEYVGHRDGIWDLSVTRTQPVVLGTASADHSAMLWSIETGKCLLKYVGHAGSVNSIKFHPTEQMALTASGDQTAHIWRYMVQLPTPQPVADISTPCDDDIDFSDKDEADGDGDGPNECPSIRMASTTLRSHQGVVIAADWLVGGKQVVTASWDRAANLYDVETSELVHSLTGHDQELTHCCTHPTQRLVVTSSRDTTFRLWDFRDPSIHSVNVFQGHTDTVTSAVFTVGDNVVSGSDDRTVKVWDLKNMRSPIATIRTDSAVNRISVSVNQRIIALPHDNRQVRLFDMSGVRLARLPHSNRQGHRRMVCCSAWCEDNSSCNLFSCGFDRQAIGWNINISALLQEK, via the exons ATGCCTGTCGAAAGTGGAAGCAGTGCAGCCTCTCGCCAGGCCAAGCAGAAGCGCAAGTCCCACAGTCTGTCCATCCGCCGGACCAACAGCACCGAGCAGGAGCGCTCAGGTTTACAGAGGGAGATGTTGGAGGGACAG GATTCCAAACTGCCATTGTCTTTGAGGAGCAATCTTTTGGACCTGTTTGGCCAGATCGAGAGGGAGTTTGAAAACCTCTACATTGAAAACATTGAGT TGCGTAGAGAGATTGAAACCCTGAACGATCGTTTGACAGCTGAAGGACAAACCATCGATGGGGGAGACTTGACAAAGGGGGCACTTAAAACAAAAG CAAGTCATAGCACAAGTCAACTTTCACAAAAACTGAAGACCACTTATAAGGCATCTACAAGCAAG ATAGTCTCCAGTTTTAAAGCCACCACGTCCAGAGCCGTGTGCCAGCTGGTCAAGGAGTATGTAGGCCACAGGGATGGCATATGGGACCTGAGTGTCACCAGGACACAGCCCGTGGTGCTGGGCACAGCGTCGGCAG ATCACAGTGCCATGCTATGGAGCATCGAGACCGGAAAGTGCCTCCTGAAGTATGTGGGTCATGCAGGATCAG TTAACTCTATCAAGTTCCATCCCACGGAACAAATGGCTCTTACAG CATCTGGTGACCAGACAGCCCATATCTGGAGATACATGGTGCAGTTGCCCACCCCACAGCCTGTAGCTGACATCAGT ACGCCCTGTGACGACGACATAGACTTCTCAGATAAGGATGAGGCTGACGGGGACGGTGACGGCCCTAACGAGTGTCCCTCCATCCGCATGGCTTCCACTACCCTCAGGAGCCACCAGGGGGTTGTCATCGCTGCAGACTGGCTGGTGGGGGGCAAGCAGGTGGTCACCGCCTCCTGGGACCGGGCTGCCAACCTGTACGACGTGGAGACATCTGAGCTCGTCCACTCTCTCACTG GCCACGACCAGGAGCTGACCCATTGCTGTACCCACCCCACCCAGCGTCTGGTGGTCACCTCGTCCAGAGACACCACCTTCCGTCTGTGGGACTTCAGAGACCCCTCCATCCACTCTGTCAACGTGTTCCAGGGACACACCGA CACGGTGACGTCAGCAGTGTTCACTGTGGGGGACAACGTGGTGTCTGGGAGTGACGACCGCACCGTCAAGGTCTGGGACCTCAAGAACATGAGGTCACCCATAGCAACCATCCGCACAGACTCTGCAGTCaatag GATAAGCGTGTCGGTGAATCAAAGAATCATTGCTCTTCCTCACGACAATCGACAAGTTCGGCTGTTTGACATGTCAGGAGTGCGGCTGGCTCGACTCCCACACAGCAACAGACAG GGCCACCGGCGCATGGTGTGCTGCTCAGCTTGGTGTGAGGACAACTCCTCCTGTAACCTGTTCAGTTGTGGCTTCGACCGGCAGGCCATTGGATGGAACATCAACATCTCAGCTCTGCTGCAGGAGAAGTGA
- the LOC121580878 gene encoding WD repeat-containing protein 37 isoform X1, whose protein sequence is MPVESGSSAASRQAKQKRKSHSLSIRRTNSTEQERSGLQREMLEGQDSKLPLSLRSNLLDLFGQIEREFENLYIENIELRREIETLNDRLTAEGQTIDGGDLTKGALKTKASHSTSQLSQKLKTTYKASTSKIVSSFKATTSRAVCQLVKEYVGHRDGIWDLSVTRTQPVVLGTASADHSAMLWSIETGKCLLKYVGHAGSVNSIKFHPTEQMALTASGDQTAHIWRYMVQLPTPQPVADISQTPCDDDIDFSDKDEADGDGDGPNECPSIRMASTTLRSHQGVVIAADWLVGGKQVVTASWDRAANLYDVETSELVHSLTGHDQELTHCCTHPTQRLVVTSSRDTTFRLWDFRDPSIHSVNVFQGHTDTVTSAVFTVGDNVVSGSDDRTVKVWDLKNMRSPIATIRTDSAVNRISVSVNQRIIALPHDNRQVRLFDMSGVRLARLPHSNRQGHRRMVCCSAWCEDNSSCNLFSCGFDRQAIGWNINISALLQEK, encoded by the exons ATGCCTGTCGAAAGTGGAAGCAGTGCAGCCTCTCGCCAGGCCAAGCAGAAGCGCAAGTCCCACAGTCTGTCCATCCGCCGGACCAACAGCACCGAGCAGGAGCGCTCAGGTTTACAGAGGGAGATGTTGGAGGGACAG GATTCCAAACTGCCATTGTCTTTGAGGAGCAATCTTTTGGACCTGTTTGGCCAGATCGAGAGGGAGTTTGAAAACCTCTACATTGAAAACATTGAGT TGCGTAGAGAGATTGAAACCCTGAACGATCGTTTGACAGCTGAAGGACAAACCATCGATGGGGGAGACTTGACAAAGGGGGCACTTAAAACAAAAG CAAGTCATAGCACAAGTCAACTTTCACAAAAACTGAAGACCACTTATAAGGCATCTACAAGCAAG ATAGTCTCCAGTTTTAAAGCCACCACGTCCAGAGCCGTGTGCCAGCTGGTCAAGGAGTATGTAGGCCACAGGGATGGCATATGGGACCTGAGTGTCACCAGGACACAGCCCGTGGTGCTGGGCACAGCGTCGGCAG ATCACAGTGCCATGCTATGGAGCATCGAGACCGGAAAGTGCCTCCTGAAGTATGTGGGTCATGCAGGATCAG TTAACTCTATCAAGTTCCATCCCACGGAACAAATGGCTCTTACAG CATCTGGTGACCAGACAGCCCATATCTGGAGATACATGGTGCAGTTGCCCACCCCACAGCCTGTAGCTGACATCAGT CAGACGCCCTGTGACGACGACATAGACTTCTCAGATAAGGATGAGGCTGACGGGGACGGTGACGGCCCTAACGAGTGTCCCTCCATCCGCATGGCTTCCACTACCCTCAGGAGCCACCAGGGGGTTGTCATCGCTGCAGACTGGCTGGTGGGGGGCAAGCAGGTGGTCACCGCCTCCTGGGACCGGGCTGCCAACCTGTACGACGTGGAGACATCTGAGCTCGTCCACTCTCTCACTG GCCACGACCAGGAGCTGACCCATTGCTGTACCCACCCCACCCAGCGTCTGGTGGTCACCTCGTCCAGAGACACCACCTTCCGTCTGTGGGACTTCAGAGACCCCTCCATCCACTCTGTCAACGTGTTCCAGGGACACACCGA CACGGTGACGTCAGCAGTGTTCACTGTGGGGGACAACGTGGTGTCTGGGAGTGACGACCGCACCGTCAAGGTCTGGGACCTCAAGAACATGAGGTCACCCATAGCAACCATCCGCACAGACTCTGCAGTCaatag GATAAGCGTGTCGGTGAATCAAAGAATCATTGCTCTTCCTCACGACAATCGACAAGTTCGGCTGTTTGACATGTCAGGAGTGCGGCTGGCTCGACTCCCACACAGCAACAGACAG GGCCACCGGCGCATGGTGTGCTGCTCAGCTTGGTGTGAGGACAACTCCTCCTGTAACCTGTTCAGTTGTGGCTTCGACCGGCAGGCCATTGGATGGAACATCAACATCTCAGCTCTGCTGCAGGAGAAGTGA
- the LOC121580877 gene encoding double-stranded RNA-specific editase B2-like: MKFRDTGTTTSRDHGDTSSTSSVEVKENRDSRNQVDYSNILQPGYHPSSALCTDISKRKTTVDCTMLPAHHPSALYTDISRGLSRTTALQRKQPLVEGKDRLLYELQLICKRTAHCLTSDNAMTPSARSVGGRASCGSDATCQKTMMTSWSVTKKNALVQLNELRPGLQYEIVSQTGPVHAPVFAVGVEVNGLRFEGRGPTKKKAKMRAAELALRSFIQFPNAPQAHITMGNLNFINTTAPTDFTSDQADLVPDTLFKEFEPEVQEDQILYHRTGGKELQFEEPPAQGQLHRTVEKGQELLSSICNHGRLVRLTLDLMSSANQKRQRIGSSIVRELRPVALLNELRPGLRYVCLTENVRGRPIRSFVMAVRVDGRVFEGCGRSQRLAKAQAAASALQDLFNISLGPERSISNTASWAKSSHLPQCFAEYIFHLVREKYSELADCCCTTSQSHRRHKVLAGIVMTRGFDLRRAQVVSLGTGTKCISGEFVSDQGRAVNDCHAEVTTRRAFLRFLYAQLELFLCNRPDSLEQSIFVRDKESGYRLRDGILFHMYVSSSPCGDARLNCPYEITATHHSGYRFVRKLRCHLRKKMEGGEGTLPVSARRANQKWDRGLSREPPVTMSCTDKIARWNILGLQGSLLSHLVEPVYLHSLTVGSLCHTGHLGRTMARRMGHIAPLPSSYRRNRLLLGCLSSSEGLQPGKSRNFSVNWSAGDEELEVVDVSTGRRKDSGTPSRLCKRSLFTRWERLHHQSPSPQLSRPGGVLDAEAAHFLMSDSTTTLSARSVEGRVWPRSDATCQKTMEEAMKTYCGAKMAAGAYQRARQKFVVSLQEAGLGIWNRKPPEQEHFQSRV, from the exons ATGAAGTTTAGAGATACTGGGACAACAACATCAAGAGACCATGGAGACACTTCAA GTACCAGTAGCGTTGAGGTGAAGGAGAACCGCGACAGCAGAAACCAAGTGGACTATTCCAACATACTACAACCTGGATATCATCCATCATCAGCTCTTTGCACTGACATCTCCAAAAGAAAGACGACAGTGGACTGTACCATGCTACCTGCACATCATCCATCAGCTCTTTACACTGACATCTCCAGAGGGCTCTCCAGGACTACTGCTCTACAGAGGAAGCAGCCATTGGTGGAAGGAAAAGACAGGCTTCTCTACGAGCTCCAGTTGATCTGTAAGAGGACGgcccattgtcttacgtcagataaCGCGATGACTCCGTCTGCACGGTCGGTTGGGGGACGAGCATCGTGTGGGAGTGACGCCACCTGTCAGAAGACAATGATGACTTCCTGGTCTGTCACAAAGAAGAACGCCCTGGTGCAGTTGAATGAGCTGAGACCAGGTCTACAGTATGAGATAGTGTCTCAGACAGGGCCAGTTCACGCCCCTGTGTTCGCTGTAGGAGTAGAGGTGAACGGTCTCAGGTTCGAGGGCCGAGGCCCCACCAAGAAGAAGGCTAAGATGAGGGCAGCAGAGCTGGCTCTTAGGTCCTTCATCCAGTTCCCCAACGCCCCTCAGGCTCACATCACCATGGGAAACCTCAACTTCATCAACACCACAGCACCAACAGACTTCACCTCAGATCAGGCCGATCTCGTCCCCGACACGCTCTTCAAGGAGTTTGAGCCAGAAGTACAGGAAGACCAAATCCTTTATCACAGAACAGGGGGAAAGGAGTTGCAGTTTGAGGAGCCACCAGCCCAAGGACAACTCCACAGGACAGTGGAAAAGGGACAGGAGTTGCTCTCCAGTATCTGTAACCATGGGAGACTAGTGCGCCTGACTCTTGACCTGATGTCCTCAGCCAATCAGAAGAGACAGAGGATCGGTTCCTCTATCGTCAGGGAACTGAGGCCCGTGGCTCTGCTCAATGAGTTAAGGCCAGGCCTGAGGTACGTCTGCCTGACAGAGAACGTGAGAGGCAGGCCGATCAGGAGCTTTGTGATGGCAGTACGGGTGGATGGAAGGGTATTTGAGGGCTGTGGGCGCAGTCAGAGGCTGGCTAAAGCCCAGGCAGCAGCCTCAGCCCTACAGGACCTGTTTAACATCAGTCTGGGGCCTGAGAGGAGCATCAGCAATACTGCCAGCTGGGCCAAGAGCTCACATCTACCTCAG TGCTTTGCAGAGTATATCTTCCACTTGGTGAGAGAGAAATACAGTGAGCTGGCTGACTGTTGCTGCACTACCTCCCAGTCGCACAGACGTCACAAAGTACTGGCAGGCATCGTAATGACTAGAG GTTTTGATCTGAGGCGAGCCCAGGTGGTGTCTCTGGGGACAGGGACCAAGTGTATCAGTGGAGAGTTTGTCAGTGACCAGGGACGGGCGGTTAATGACTGCCATGCTGAGGTCACCACCAGGAGGGCTTTCCTCCGCTTCCTCTACGCCCAACTGGAGCTCTTCCTCTG CAACCGGCCAGACAGTTTGGAGCAGTCGATTTTTGTGCGAGACAAAGAGTCTGGGTACAGACTGAGAGATGGTATTCTGTTCCATATGTATGTGAGTTCATCTCCCTGCGGGGACGCACGCCTCAACTGCCCCTACGAGATCACAGCTACAC ACCACAGCGGGTATAGATTTGTGAGGAAGTTGCGCTGCCATCTGAGGAAGAAGATGGAAGGCGGCGAGGGTACACTTCCTGTCAGCGCACGGAGAGCCAATCAGAAATGGGACAGGGGGTTGTCGAGGGAACCTCCCGTCACCATGTCCTGCACAGATAAAATTGCCAG GTGGAATATTCTAGGTCTTCAGGGCTCTCTCCTGTCTCACCTGGTGGAGCCGGTGTACCTCCACAGCCTCACAGTGGGCAGCCTGTGCCACACGGGTCACCTGGGAAGGACCATGGCACGACGCATGGGGCACATCGCCCCTCTGCCCTCCTCCTATAGACGCAACAGGCTGCTCCTCGGCT GCCTCAGCAGCAGTGAGGGTCTGCAGCCAGGGAAGTCCCGCAACTTCAGTGTGAACTGGAGTGCTGGAGATGAGGAGCTGGAGGTGGTGGATGTCTCCACAGGCAGGAGGAAAGACTCAGGGACACCATCCAGACTCTGCAAGAGATCCCTCTTCACTCGCTGGGAGAGACTACACCACCAG TCTCCCTCTCCTCAGCTGAGCAGGCCAGGAGGCGTATTGGATGCAGAGGCGGCCCATTTTCTTATGTCAGATAGCACAACGACTCTGTCTGCACGGTCGGTTGAGGGACGAGTGTGGCCTAGGAGTGACGCCACCTGTCAGAAGACAATGGAGGAGGCCATGAAGACGTACTGTGGAGCTAAGATGGCAGCAGGGGCCTACCAGAGAGCCAGGCAGAAGTTTGTTGTCTCGCTGCAGGAGGCAGGTCTGGGCATCTGGAACAGGAAACCACCAGAACAGGAGCACTTCCAGAGCAGGGTGTGA